The proteins below are encoded in one region of Hordeum vulgare subsp. vulgare chromosome 3H, MorexV3_pseudomolecules_assembly, whole genome shotgun sequence:
- the LOC123444596 gene encoding autophagy-related protein 18f-like: MRNGAQAPRGGTGGGGGGGLFSARSLSSYMRIVSSGASTAASTLRSAGASLVNSIASHDDDAGRDQVQWAGFDKLECGGDVLRQVLLLAYRSGFQVWDVEHADDVRQLESRHDGAVSFIQLLKKPIASKRGEDRFVDARPLLALAGGGTSTGNANSHDVNGPVFNGTNGTYHNSGSEKLPTIVRFYSLKEHGYVHSMKFRSAVYSIRCSPRVVAVSQATQIHCFDAATLELDYTLLTSPIVSPISGYGPLGLGPRWIAYSGSPVPVPNTGRVTPQLLSLSPIVPPPGSNGSVVAYYAKESSKQLAAGIVTLGDVGYKKLSRYYSDLIPNGNGNIKQGNAGFKANGVTNGHTIDSEYAGTVIVRDIVSKAMVVQFRAHTSPISALCFDPSGTLLVTASIHGRNINVFRIMPSVDGSASEDGPNGTYVHLFKLQRGITNAVIKDISFSDDSEWILISSSRGTSHFFAISPYSGSTSFRYSDNNLAENNYVVDSSVKHATHWSQNASPSLSLNQKMLSLSGPPVALSVVSRIRNGSNLLKGAVHGAAAFATGVSSPISGAIASTFHNCKGGSNSDGSFLCMKYYLLVFSPSGSIIQYVLHHSAEPDSGIDYPSDAISYGSQRETDTRFVIEPLQKWDVCQKKNRRDTAESNLYNDFDSGENNKIFQKVVRKGTSIYPSNVAATERLKLSTDEKHNYYISESELQTHVAQIPVWSRSGVHFQVIGSGTLEAYATDNISGEIEIEKVQTHNVESRSKNLIPVFESLHTSRFQQTRVNTPDSNRSGFLQRHKSGFSADGRLSSRSSCSSLDCMSEVPNSSDDNSVGQYLVEDSAAAAAVNKNLNVNHQAELVNNTESLNTEAQLGVVNSKDDCEDSELLPDLCQ, from the exons ATGCGGAACGGCGCGCAGGCTCCTCGCGGCGGCAccggcggcgggggcgggggcgggctcTTCTCCGCGCGCTCGCTCTCCAGCTACATGCGCATCGTGTCCTCGGGGGCGTCCACGGCCGCCTCCACGCTGCGCTCCGCCGGCGCCTCGCTGGTCAACTCGATCGCCAGCCACGACGACGATGCGGGCCGCGACCAG GTACAATGGGCTGGGTTTGATAAACTTGAATGTGGGGGTGACGTGCTACGACAGGTTTTGCTGCTAGCTTACAGATCTGGCTTCCAAGTATGGGATGTTGAACATGCCGATGATGTAAGACAACTAGAATCAAGACATGATGGTGCTGTTTCTTTCATACAACTGCTGAAGAAACCAATTGCCTCAAAGAGAGGTGAAGACAGATTTGTAGATGCACGGCCATTGCTGGCTCTTGCTGGTGGTGGAACCAGCACAGGAAATGCAAACAGCCATGATGTCAACGGCCCTGTCTTCAATGGAACCAATGGCACTTACCATAATAGTGGCAGTGAAAAACTGCCTACCATCGTTCGCTTTTATTCGCTCAAGGAGCATGGTTATGTTCATTCAATGAAGTTCAGATCAGCTGTCTATTCCATAAGGTGCAGTCCTAGAGTTGTAGCTGTTTCTCAGGCTACTCAG ATACATTGTTTTGATGCTGCGACATTGGAGCTGGACTATACACTTCTTACCAGCCCTATAGTTTCACCGATTTCTGGTTATGGCCCACTTGGGTTAGGTCCAAGATGGATTGCGTATTCTGGGAGTCCAGTTCCAGTTCCAAATACAGGCCGTGTCACTCCTCAGCTTCTTAGCCTGTCTCCAATAGTTCCGCCTCCTGGTTCAAACGGCAGTGTGGTTGCATACTATGCAAAAGAATCAAGCAAGCAATTGGCTGCTGGCATTGTAACGCTTGGTGATGTTGGCTATAAGAAGCTGTCCAGGTATTATTCAGACTTGATTCCAAATGGTAATGGTAATATAAAGCAAGGGAATGCTGGCTTCAAAGCAAATGGAGTAACAAATGGGCATACTATCGACAGTGAATATGCTGGAACG GTCATTGTTCGAGATATTGTATCTAAAGCAATGGTAGTTCAGTTCAGGGCACATACAAGTCCCATttcagcactttgttttgatcccAGTGGAACTTTGCTGGTGACAGCTTCTATTCATGGCCGAAACATCAATGTTTTTCGCATTATGCCTTCTGTGGATGGGAGTGCATCAGAAGATGGTCCGAATGGTACCTATGTTCATTTGTTTAAATTGCAAAGAGGCATCACCAATGCG GTCATAAAAGATATCAGCTTTAGCGATGACAGTGAATGGATACTGATTAGCTCGTCAAGGGGAACAAGTCATTTCTTTGCAATATCTCCATATAGTGGATCCACAAGCTTTCGCTATAGTGATAACAATCTTGCAGAAAATAATTATGTAGTGGATTCCTCAGTTAAGCATGCCACTCATTGGTCTCAAAACGCAAGCCCCTCGCTGAGCCTTAATCAGAAGATGCTTTCTCTATCTGGTCCCCCTGTCGCATTGTCTGTTGTCAGTAGAATAAGAAATGGGAGTAACTTGTTGAAGGGTGCTGTCCATGGTGCTGCAGCATTTGCAACAGGTGTTTCCAGTCCAATTTCTGGTGCTATTGCTTCAACATTTCACAACTGCAAGGGTGGTTCTAACTCAGATGGCAGTTTTCTTTGTATGAAGTATTATTTACTAGTTTTTTCTCCATCTGGAAGTATCATACAGTATGTTCTCCATCACTCAGCTGAACCGGATTCTGGAATTGATTATCCTTCAGATGCCATTTCTTATGGATCCCAAAGAGAAACTGACACAAGATTCGTTATCGAACCTCTTcagaagtgggatgtttgtcaaaAGAAAAACAGAAGAGATACTGCTGAGAGTAATTTATATAATGATTTTGACAGTGGAGAAaataataaaattttccagaaagtGGTCAGGAAAGGAACTAGTATCTATCCGTCCAATGTTGCTGCTACTGAAAGGCTGAAGCTCAGCACTGATGAAAAGCATAACTATTATATTTCTGAGAGTGAACTGCAGACACATGTTGCGCAAATTCCAGTCTGGTCAAGATCTGGG GTGCACTTTCAAGTAATCGGGAGTGGAACATTAGAAGCATACGCCACTGATAATATTTCAGGGGAAATTGAAATTGAAAAGGTCCAGACTCATAATGTGGAATCAAGGTCAAAGAATCTCATACCGGTCTTTGAGTCTCTTCACACATCTAGGTTTCAACAGACAAG gGTGAACACACCTGATAGTAACAGAAGTGGGTTTCTGCAGCGACATAAGTCTGGATTTTCAGCAGATGGTAGACTCTCTTCCAGAAGCAGTTGTAGTTCTTTGGATTGCATGTCTGAAGTCCCAAATAGTTCCGATGATAACAGTGTCGGTCAATATTTAGTAGAAGatagtgctgctgctgctgctgtaaaTAAGAACTTGAACGTTAACCACCAAGCCGAGCTTGTAAATAACACTGAGAGCCTGAACACGGAGGCCCAGCTCGGAGTTGTAAATAGCAAAGACGATTGTGAAGATAGTGAGCTACTCCCGGACTTATGTCAGTGA